TTGATGATCTTCCACCGAAGGCACCGGGAAACGAGTCAGCTCGATGTTGTACTTGATCACATCGGCATCGATTAGCTTATGCCCACCAAAGCGCTCATCTATAAAGAGTTTGGCGCGATCGACATGGTAGGGGGTCAGACCCGCATCCGAAGATCCCGGTGCTAAGGGCACCATTGCTCCATCTTTACCCGTAGCATAATAGCCATCTTTATCTTGGCGACAGACTCCCTTGACGTAACCAATGTCGTGGCAGACCAGCGAGATAATGAAGTGCAGCCAATCTTCACAAGAAACACCTCCCTCCCGAATATGCCTACCTCGCAAGATTTCCTGACCCACTAAAGTCACGAGGATAGTGTGCTCGACGTTGTGGTAGAGGGCATCACTGTTGGCAATATTCTCCAAGGCCATGCTGCCTGCCCAACCAATAATGTCTTCGTAGTCTGGCTTCCACCCGCCATAGGTCCGTCGATAGCCTTCTTTAAGTCTTTGAACAAAATTATCGATCAGGATTTCAGTGGCATTAAACATGCTAGATACTCGCTTTTGCTGCCTTGCAGGGTAAGAGGGGTGAAGTGGGGTGGTCAGGACATCTACGAATGCTTATTTTTTCTAGGGCACTACACTTAAACCAGTAATGTAACTGTGCCGATTTTTGATGAGATTGTCACCTAGTTGTCACCTAGGTAGATCAATTAGATAGACCAATCCCAAGCTGAGCATGATTGAAGATCACAAAATCTTGAGCCAGCTACTCGATTCATAAATATCTATAATCCGCTGGACATCACCTCTAGTTTTCCCGGTTATGGTGGTGGCATACGAGTCTTAGCACAGACTTTTTCTATTTATTTCCACTCAAGAGTAGGTAATCCCCATGAGGCACGCCCCAGTTCGTTACGCTAGGCAACTGCTTACTGTGGGGATAGCAAGCTTGGTTTGGGCCACCGCGATAGAACCAACTTTGGCTGCACAAAACAGTTCTACACCCAATCAAAATCAGAACGCCCAATTGGATTCTAACAATGCTGCTTCTTACTATCAGCAAGGAAACGAACTTTATCAGCAAGGAAAGCTAGCTGAAGCGATCGCCACTTACCGTAAAGCGATTGAGCTGAATGCGAAGTATGTGGAAGCTTATGTCGGCTTAGGCAATGCCCTGGATGACAACGGAGATACAGAACAAGCGATCGCTGCTTATCAACAAGCTTTACGCTTACGCCCCAAAGATGCGATCGCCCACTACAACTTGGGTGTTACTCATTACCGCCTCAACAATTACGCCGAGGCTGTGACCGCTTTTGAACAAACCACCCAACTTGATCCACAGTTTGTCTCAGGTTTCATCAGTCTGGGCAATGCTTTAGACGACCTCGGAAAATTTCCACCCGCGATCGCAGCGTATCAAAAAGCTATTGAACTAGAACCCAACAATGCCAGTGCTTATCTGAATATGGGCATTGCTTACGCTCGGCAAAAGCAAACCAAAGAGGCGATCGCAGCCTTGCAAAAAGCCAAAACCCTCTATCAAACCGAAGGCAATCTAGAAGCAGTTCAACAAATCGAGCAGATGTTGCAACAGCTCACAACTTCCTAGCCTCCACCTCAGATTCCGCCCACCTCTAGCATCTGCGATCGCGATCGGTCTATAATAAGCGTTCAGCGATTAATCAGCTGAGCCTGTTGCGGGTGTAGTTCAGTGGTAGAACGTCAGCTTCCCAAGCTGAATGTCGTGGGTTCGAGTCCCATCACCCGCTTTTAGCTAAAGCTCTGATTCCATAGAGTTTCGGAGCTTTTTTAATTCGCATCTTAAGCTCCAAGCAAAGTACACCCGTTCTAAAAAATGGGTAAAAATTGGGGTAGTAGGAACAGCTTTGGGTGTGATTTGGGTGTACAGCGATCGCGGCTTTTGGTGAACCTTGAAGACATTGCCCTCCAACTGCTCTAATAATTTGAGGCGCTACGCGCCGGGGAAAAGGGAGAAAGAAAATAGGGTAAAGGGCAAGAGGGCAAAAGAGCAAAGGGCTAGCAAAGAACCCTCGGGGCACTACATACTACTCGAAAACCAATAACGCTGTAGCGGGCGTCGGGCGGGAGGATGAAGCGATAGGCAGAACGGCAAGACCCCGGATCGGCGTGCCAGGAGCCGCCGCGTATAACTCGATATCGATTATCATTCTCACCAATTAACCAAGCTTTGCTATCCGTTGGAGCATCCTTGTAGTTGCTGTGCCAGCGATCTTCACACCACTCCCAGACATTCCCGTGCATGTCGTATAAGCCAAAAGCATTTGGTTTCTTCCCTCCCACCGGATGCGTTTGACCAATAGAATTACCGTCATACCAGGCATAGTTTCCTAGCTGGCTCTCATCATTACCAAAGCTGTATTTCGCTTGGCTTCCGGCACGACAGGCATACTCCCATTCGGCTTCGCTGGGTAAGCGATACCCGCGTTTTGTCAGTTGAGTTAGCTTTTGACAGAAGGTTTGGGCAGCGCTCCAACTCACATTAATTACAGGTTGGCGATCGCCCCGAAACTTTTCACCATACTCAGCCGACGGATCAGTTTGCATTACCGCTCTCCATTGGGCATTTGTGATCGGGTACTTGCCCATACAAAGCTGAGGCACAGTCACACGATGCTGCGGACGTTCCCGATCAGGACTTGGAAGGTTAGGCTCCCAGAGAACGGAGTACTAAGCAGGCATAATCACCTCCAGGACTTGCTCACACGATCGCCCCTGAGCAAACAACCCCTCAACCAGATGCAGCAATTGCCGGTAGGCCTCCCGAGTCAGACTGTAGAGCCGCTGTCCCACTGTTTGCTGGTCCTTGGCAAACGCAAACCTCTCCGATTTCTTGCCCTGACAAGTTGCCTGCTGGAGTAGCGACTGCGCTACACAACTTAAACGGAAGTGGCGTTTGACCGCTTCCTGATTGCGTACCTGAGCCGCCTCAAAGCCTGCTACTTGTTTGCAAAACTCATGAAAGATCTCGCAAGCCCAGCGGTAGCTCCAAGTCTGAATCACTCGGGCACTTTCCCAATGCAGGGCATCACTGAGCAAAAAGCGCGGAGCGTCGCTAAGGTCGGGTTGCTGATGCACGACAACGAGGCGTTTACGCCCGTAGCGCTTGAGTCGAACCGTTTTTGTGAAGGTCCAGAAGGACTTAACTTCGCCGTTGCGACCGCGCACCTGGAGAGAGCGAAAACTCTCTGGGTGCTCTTGGCGCAGTTCGGTGGCAACCGCATCGACCCGCTGCCATTGCCCGTTCCACAGAATGAGTCGAGAGCATTCAATCTCGCTGACCCAATGCTTGCCGGATGCCTCAATCAGCTGCGTCAATTCCAGGGTTAACACTCCATTGTCAAAGGCATAGTCAGCTTGGGGAAATTGTCCCTCTGCCTCGATTTGCCGCACCAAGTCCACGACCATCTCGGTGCGTTTGCGATAGGCCAATCGGTTCTTGTGATAGTGCAACAACTCCACCAAGCGTTGCTTCACTTGTTCCATCTGCTCGTAACTCGGTTGAGCCGTCATGCGCAGGTAGCCTCTCTCTGCTTCACTAAAATCGGGCAACTGCACCTCAACCGCAATTCCATCAAGCTGCTGGCCATTAGCAATCACACCCGTGACGACCGTTTGGTAGCGGCTCATGCAGTGGTTGACATAATCGTAGGCGCGCTTGACCCCATAGATGTGCTCGCCATCTTCATGATGCGATAGGGTCCAGTCCAGACTGATGATTTCTCTCCCACATCCTTGGTGCCGCAGACCGACTTGCCGCCGATGCTGCTGCATGAGAGCCTCACTATCCCATCGAGCCTCAAACACCGCCTCATGCATCGCTCGTCGACTGACGGCTTTGCCCTCTGGATATACCTGCTGAGCGTGAATGCCTTGCAGGGTCTTGTTCTGGCTCAGCAACAGCCCACTGATGTAGCGACTGACATGCTCGAATCCGGCTTCCCGACAGAACACGTCTCGGTAAGCACTCATCCCTTGGGCAATGGTGGCAGGAACACCGATGAGGGGAATCATTTGCTGCTCCGCTAGCGATTCACCATCACGATACCTTGTTAGCCTCCCCTCCTTCTACTCCTAACCTTCCAAGTCCTGCCCGATCACCTCCCTCGCCATCAAGAGAACCCATCAAAAAGCTACCTGCGGGAATAGCAATCATCTCCAAAGGCACCTTTCTCGGCAGCAACTCCTGATAGTTTTGGTGAGGCGCAGGAGCCGGAGAGGGAGGTGTAACGATAGGAGGCTTTGGGGCTTTTGACTGAGGAGCAGGAGAGGGACGGAGATTAACCGGAACAGTCGGGGCTGTATTCGGAGCAGTGGGTGGGATACGTTGAACAGAAGCCTGTGGCTGGGGTTGCACTTGGGGAACCGGAGAAGCTGAATGCTTGAGCGTCACCATTGCATCTAACGCTTGCTTCGCAGTCCAGCGTTTTCGCCAGTCCTGAAGTAAACAGCCTTGGACTAGCAGTTTTAGCTCTAAAGGTAGCGAATTTTCTGACAACGCCTCAGGTACATCTCCCGTCGCAGCAACCACACTCATCACACCCAAAGACCACATATCCCAAGCGGGTGCCACAAGACCCTGCAATGCTTCCGGTGACATATACAGAGGGGTTCCAGCAATGTGTACCGTCTGGACATAGCTTCGAGTATCTAGGTTACGAACCGTACCAAAATCAGACACTTTCCAAACATTTCTGACCCACAGCACATTTCCTGGCTTTAAGTCTTGATGTACCAGACGGTTAGCGTGGAGATAATTGAGGGCACTAGCTACCTGAGCAATCATCTGATACAGCCGTTGACCCGATAGCAAATCGTCTTGAAGATGGCTATCTAAGCTGTAATCAGCCAATTCCATCACTAAGTATAGAAATGAGCCATTGCCAACTTGGTTTGAGTCTGGTATCGAGCTAAATAGCTCTTGAAGCTTATTCCAGAAATTCTTTTGGGGGTTATTCGAGTTGGCAACAAACTCTCCGGCAGCAAAGCAGCGAATAATGTGAGGGTGATCTAAATTCACTGCGGCATACAACTCATTCAGTTGTTTAGCCTGTGCCGCCGCAGTCTCCGCTGGAGGAATCAGCTTCACTGCGACTTGCCGCAAAATGCGATCGCGCACCACCTCATCAGCTTGAAATACAGCCCCAAAACCGCCAGCACCCAACAGCTTGATTAGACGATATTTCCCATCAATGACTTGACCTTCCAGCAACTTGAACTGCGAGAAATTGGGATTCATCGCCTACTCATGCCTCAACTTTCATCGCTAGTTACGATTCTCAAGGAACCTTTAGCACTCAAAATTCCCGATCTGCTCTATTAAACTCCATTCCTGCTAGGCGATCGCCCCCTACCCAGTTAAGGAGTGCATAAGTTGCGATCGCAATTCCGAAATGGGGCGATGAGTTGTGTAGTTTTTATCAGCGACTAACAGCTCTGGCTAATTTCCCGGCAAGTCAATGGGAGTGAGCTATGAGCTGATGTTCTGTCGTCAAATCTTACACTTCAGCATTGCCATTAAGGACTCTCTCTCAATGAAAAAGCTTGCAACCATTACGCTCTCCCTGACCTGCGCTCTATTAGGCTTAGGTGCTGATATCGCCTTAGCCATCCCTACACCTAACCGGCAAGGAGATTATCCCGCTCCACCTCCAAAACAAGCCCAAGGCCTGCATGTCAATTGGCAAGTCGTCGATTCAGACCCCAAGGGACTCAACTGCCGCATGGCTAGACAGTTCCAAGGCTTCGCAGTAGATGGCAGCGATGCACCACGCGATTTATCTGCGCGAAACAAACACAATATCTCTCAGTGGTCTGTGGTGTTTGCCTTCAAGCAAGGTCAACGTTTACAAGCGGTGACTGGCAATTGGGGTAATCACATCATGTTGACCGATCAACAAGGCAAACCATGGCTAGCTGTCAACACTAGCAAAGGCCATTGCTTCGTCCGTGCCAACAGCAATTTTATTAAGCCGATCTGAGAAAATGGCTTGCCCCTCCAGCCACTTGAGTCATTCTCCGATTCCGCTATAAAGCTTGCATTTGCTGCCTGATCTTTTAGCTTTGAGAGCTTGCGTCAAAGGCGATCGCAAGCTAAGAGCTTAAACTGCTTCCATCAACGTTAATTGTCTGGCTGCAAAACACAATAACTCTGCCATCGGGTCATAGGTAAAATCGACGTAAGGCAATTTGCGAAAGGAATGCCATGAGTACAATTGTCCAGCCAATGACCCTGGAAGCGTTTCTGCAACTGCCAGAAACCCAACCCGCCTCAGAGTTTATCAATGGAGCTGTGATTCAAAAGCCAATGCCACAAGGAGAACACAGCCGAATTCAAAGTAAATTCTGTGCAGAAATCAACCAGGTAACAGAATCGCAGAAAATCGCTTACGCCTTCCCAGAGTTGCGCTGTGTGTTTGAAGGTGATGCGATCGTTCCAGATGTTGCTGTGTTTCGCTGGGAGCGTATTCCCCGCACTGCTTCTGGACGCATTGCCAACCGTTTTGAATTGCATCCAGACTGGGCAATTGAAATCCTTTCACCTGAACAAAGCCAAACCAAGGTGCTAGGCAAACTGCTACGTTGCTCTCAGCACGGAACTGAGTTAGGCTGGCTGATTGATCCGGAAGACGAAAGCATCCTGGTTATCTTGCCGCAACAAAGAGTCCAGATCTTGCAAGGAGAGAGCCAAGTACCAATTCTCAGCGGGATCGAATTGGAGCTAAAGGTGAATCAGGTATTTGGTTGGTTGACTCTTTAAATATGCTTGAGGTTGTGTTTAAGCATGTGCGGAAGGATTGGATGAGCTGCGATCGCAACCTTTACCGAACTCGAAATTAGGGTATTAATAAAACTTAAAGCCCTATAGATTTTTGAAACCTATAGGGCCAAATTAGCAATTCTGGGCTTTTTAGATTCATTCAATTTCGTCTGAGTTTACTCCCCGTTTTCGCAATGAAGCTAGCATTTGCTGCCTGACTTGAGCGGCCCAAGAGTCAAAGCCGATCTTTTCTACATTGCTATCTGCCACTGCCTCATCGGGAGGAGTTTGCGGTTTCTTAGTTTTGGTTTCCATGGAAATCGGTGCCTGGGGAACTGACAAAGAGCGTGCAGCGAACTACTCACCCTGTCCACATCTTAAAAGGGTTAGCCAAGAAGCTCCACCCGGAAATGCGCTAAGTACATTAGATCCTTGCAGTTCCTGAATCGAAACCCTGTAGCTGTTACGTAGATAACAATTAGGCCGCTTGACTTTTAAGAATGCTTGACTTCTGACAAGGGCAGTGCGACTTGCGATCGCCAGTATCACTTCAAGGCGATCGCAGTCATACCTCCAAATAAAATTAAAATTTGTCAACTTTCCCGCTTTAGACGCCCGCTCCGCTAGTTTAAAAGGGCGCTTCAGGGTGTAACCACTTTAACAAACGGGAACTTTATAGTTAAGAAGTGACAGGTAAGAAGTCGAGAGCTTCTCACACTTCTTCATTAGAGTTAAGAGAACGAAAAAGTCATTATAAAAACTTGCTTGCAGCCCCATGAATCATGGCTTGACTGGCAGCTATAGCTTTAGCCTAGTTGCGCTTTCGTTCGCGATCGCCGTTTTTGCTTCCTACACAGCACTCGACTTGTCTGGACGGGTACGGCCAACCACAAGACCGACCCGCTGGATTTGGTTGTCGGGTGGAGCTGTGGCAATGGGCACTGGCATTTGGTCAATGCACTTCGTGGCCATGCTAGCTTTTCACCTCTCTGTAGTCGTTGGCTACGATCTCCTAAGCACCTTGGTGTCGCTGCTCTATGCCATTATTGCTTCTGGCATTGCTTTGTGGCTCTGGAGCCATCCTGATTCCAAGCTACCGTTACTGCTGTGCGGCGGTGTTTGCATGGGCGGTGCGATCGCTTGGATGCACTACACAGGGATGGCCGCAATGCGACTTCCAGCCAAGATTGAGTATCACTCTGGCTTAGTGGGTGTATCAGTAGCAGTTGCCATTTTTACTTCCCTCATAGCCCTTTGGCTAGCCTTTCGACTGCATAACCAATCCCTCAAAGCACCCTTCTGGCAGAAGTTAGGCAGTGCTTTTGTCATGGGAATTGGCATTAGCGGTATGCACTACACTGGCATGACCGCAACACGCTTTGTGCCCAAACCCGTATTCGCTAGCGACAATCCTGCTTCCACAATTCATGCGTCCTCAGTGGCGATCGCCGTTGTCATTGGCACGTTATTGGTTCTGAGCTTGAGCTTGATTGCGTCTTTGGTTGATCAACAATTTACAATTCAATTGAACCGCCAACAAGCGTTGTTAGAAAGCGAAAAGCGGTTTCGCACTCTAATTCGGGAGATGCAGGTGGGTGTGCTGTTCTTGAATGCTGATGCAGAAATTCTCATCAGTAATCAAGCCGCGATTGCACTTCTGCACTTGGAGCAAAGCGATGATTCCCGGACTGTATTTGGAACCAACCAGCGTTGGCTGCGCGAAGACGGCACTTGCTTCGCCACGGCAGAGCTACCTGTACAGCAGGCGATCGCTCAACGCCAACCGATCCGGAATGTGGTGATGGGCATTGAGCAGACCCAGGATTCCGATCGCACCTGGATGTTAGTCAATGCCGATCCGCAATTTACAGAAGATGGAACGCTAGAGCGAATTGTTTGTACGTTTAGCGATATAACTCAGCAAAAGCAAGCGGAAGAAGACTTTCAGCAAAGCCAAGACCAACTTGCCAAAGCGTTTCACTCCAACCCTGTCGCGAGTTGCATCACGACTGTCGCCGAAGGCCGCTTTGTCGATGCCAACAGCAGTTTTCTCAAGTTGTTTGGTTACTCCCGCGAACAGTTGATTGGCTGTACTTCGAGGGAGTTACAGATATGGGCCGATCTCAAAGACCGCGATCGCGTGATTCAAATGCTGCAACGCGATCGCTCAGCCCAAATGGTAGACGCTCCCTTTCGCACGAGTTCAGGCGAAATTCGGGAAGGACTCTGTTCTTTTGAAATGATCGACGTGAGAGAGGAACCTTGTCTCCTCAGCATCGTTAACGACATCACCGAGCGCAAGCGGGCCGAGGAAGCTTTACAACAGGCCAAAGAAGCAGCAGATAAGGCAAACCGAGCCAAAAGTGAATTTCTGGCCAACATGAGCCATGAGTTACGCACGCCCCTCAATGCCATTCTTGGCTTCACGCAACTCATGAGTGGCGACACTGCTCTCTCAGCTCAAAATCAGGAGCATCTCAGCATCATCAATCGGAGTGGCGAACATCTGTTGCGGTTGATCAATGACATTTTGGAGATGTCGAAGATTGAAGCAGGGCGATCGACGATCAATGACAACGACTTCGATCTCCATTATCTGCTGCAAAACCTCCAAGAGATGCTACAGCTTGCCGCCACCGCTAAAGGCTTAAAGCTAATCTATGACTGCGATCCTCAAGTCCCTCAGTACATCAGAGCTGATGAGAGCAAACTACGCCAGGTTTTAATCAATCTTTTAGGCAATGCCATCAAGTTTACGCAGCAAGGCAGTGTGACCTTGCGAGTTAGGAGAGCAAGGAGGCAGGAAGTCGGCATCAGGAGCCAGGATTTAGCAAGCAGAAGTCAAGAGACTGAAGCCACGTTTTTTCTAAACTCAGACTGCGGGAATGCGAGCAGCGAACGGCCCTTAGCACTCTCTTTTGAAATCATCGATACAGGCCCTGGGATAGGGTCTAGCGAACTGAGCAATTTGTTCACAGCTTTTGCCCAAACCACCACTGGCCTAAAGTCCCGGCAGGGAACGGGTTTAGGCTTGGCTATTAGTCAGAAGTTTGTGCAACTCATGGGCGGAGAAATTACCATTAGTAGCACGATCGCTCAGGGTTCTCAGTTCTGCTTTACATTGCCTGTGTATCCAGCACGGGCTGATCAGGTAGCTATCTCTCATCGAACTCCTCATAGAGTCATTGGCATTGCACCCAATCAGCCCACTTACCGCATTCTAATTGCTGAGGATCAACGCACTAATCGGCTTCTGCTCAGCAGACTCCTCAGTTCTGTAGGGTTTGAGATCAAGGAAGCGACTAACGGCAAAGAAGCGATCGCTTTATGGGAAAGCTGGGTTCCACATCTGATCTGGATGGATATGCGAATGCCTGTGATGAATGGTTATGAAGCCACTCAATATATCCGGGCTTCGCTGAAAGGAGAAGCAACGGTAATCATTGCCTTGACTGCCAGTGCATTTGAGGAACAGCGCCAGTCAATCTTGTCGGCTGGATGCGATGACTTTATGGGCAAACCTTTCAATCGAGAAGAGTTATTAGGCAAAATCAGCCAATATCTAGGCGTGCAATACCTCTACGCGAACCCCACGGATAGTCATTCTGTAATAGCTTTTCCTTGCACAACTCAGGCAGATGGCTCTGTCATTCACTTAGCTTCTTCGGGACAACTCAGCCTCAATAGCCTCAGAATGATGCCGCCGGATTGGGTAGAACAATTACATCTTGCGGCTTTACAAGGAAGCGATCTCCTCATCCTGAAACTCATTCAGCAAATTCCTGGAGAGCATGCTGCGCTTAGTTGCACTTTAGCTGAGTTGGTTTCAGATTTTCGCTTTGACCAAATTGTTAAACTAGCGCGATCGCTCCAAAGCGAAACCAGCCAAGGCTAACTCATAACTCATCTCCTGACTGATGTATCACCCTAACCTCAGCAGTAGGTTGATTGGTAGTTAGTTCAGCAGGTTTGACCATGTCCGTGCCATTACTTGTCGTTGATGTGCAGCAAGGGTTTATCAACGAATTTACACACCATATTCCGCAGCGTGTCGCTCGCCTGATTAAGCAAGGAGATTATGCTCCCATCCTGTTCACTCGGTTTGTAAATCAAGCTGATGGGCCTTACTCTCAGTTACTAAATTGGCATAATTGCGATCGCGAACCCGAAACCAGCCTGGTTCCAGAGTTGCAAACTTACACCAAACCGGAATGTGTTTACACAAAACCGGGGCTTTGTGGCTTGCCCAATGACTTGATTCAATGCTTGGAGCAGCGCCAGATCCAACGAATTAATGTGGTAGGCATTGACACCGATATGTGTGTGTTGAAGATTGCAATGGATTTGTTCGATCGCGGCATTGAACCAATCGTACTCACCGATTGCTGCGCTAGTACCGCCGGATTACAAGCTCACCTGGCAGGATTGGCGGTGCTGAGCCGCAATATTGGAGCCCAACGGCTCTGCGATGCGGGCCTTAGCGAAGGTATGCTAGCTGCACCCTCAACTTAGAGTGGGGGGTTTAGAGTGTAGGGTGCTCTGCGACGAAGGTTTCACAGAGCTGGCGGAAGTGGTCGCCACGTTGCTCAAAGTTGGCATATTGGTCAAAACTAGCGCAGGCAGGTGAGAGTAATACGACTTTAGCTTGATATTTTTGAGCTAGCTCTGCGCCTCGCACCACCGCCCGCTCCATAGTTTCCACAATTTCAAATTGGGTATAACCCACTTGCTCCAAACGCTGAGCAAACGTAGGGCCAGCAGTACCAATCAGCAGCACCGCCGCCGCCTTCGCTTGGATGACTTGCAACCACCCTTTGTCCTCACCTTCTTTAGCTTCGCCACCTGCGATCAAAATCGCCGGACTCTCCACCGAAGCTAGCCCTACCTCAGCCGCATCGTAATTCGTGGCTTTACTGTCATTGATAAACTCGATGCCCTGCCAATCGCAGATATGCTCCAAGCGGTGAGGGACACCAGAAAAATTTGCGATCGCCTGAGTAATCGCTTCTTTGCTAATTCCTGCCAGCCGAGCCGCTGCTACCGCCATCAACAGATTTTGTTGGTTATGGGCTCCGGGCATCCGTAAAGTGTGAGCAGGGAGAATCGGTTCTCCTTGAGCAATTACCCAACCATCCTCAATATAGGTGCCTAGAGCTGGATCACCAATCAAGTCAGCCTTTCCAGTCACACTTGTCCAACCCGCATGGGGCCACTGACTAAGCCCAATCTGCCTCAGAAAAGGATCATCCCCGTTAAATACTTGATGCTGAGACTGACGGAGCAAGCGAGCTTTGATGTCGTAGTAATTCTCTAGAGTTTTGTGACGCGCTAAATGATCGGGGGTGAAGGTCGTCCAAACCCCAATCCGAGGAGCCACCGAGGGAGACGACTCAATTTGGTAACTACTCAACTCAGCGATCGCCCAATCAGGGTGCGGATCAGCTAGCGCCACCTCACAGGCTGCATAGCCAATATTGCCAAACGCAGGCGCATTAAACCCAGCCGCCTGAAAAATCGCTGCAATCAGGGCCGTCGTTGTCGTTTTGCCATTGGTGCCCGTGACACAAACCCAAGGCTGTGGTAGATAGCGCCAAGCTAATTCAATTTCGCCAATCGTATCAATCCCTAATTCTCTGGCTCGCACCAACGCAGGTACATCCCAAGGCACACCAGGACTCACCACCACCAACTCAGAAGCCATAGCATCCGGATCAAAATTGCTCCCTAACTCGACCGCAATCCCCTCACTGACAAGAACTTGCCGCTGTTGTTCTAAATCTGAAGAATTGCCGCGATCGCTGATCGTTACCTGCCAACCTTCACGCTGTAGAAGTTTTGCCGCAGCAATCCCTGATTTCCCCAAACCAATCACATAAGCGTTAGGCATATTGGCAGTAGATCAGCTTTCCTAATAGAGCAATCCTTATGGTACTGCGGAACGGAACCCGGCAGGCAGACCTAAAGCAGACCTAAATACGGTCTAAGTCTTCCGGTTTTCTTCCAGATAGTCCCTCCGGAGATGAAGAGTAATACTGGCGCACCTGATACAGGCATAAACCCAGGAGCGCCCCCAGCAAAACCGCTTTAGAATCCGTCAGCGCGATCGCCCCAGGCACCAACACCCCACTCCCCACAATCAACACCCACAACCGCCACCGTGATCGCCCTCTACCCTCAAACTCAGAAGCACCCATAAACCTACCCCCAACTCACCCCATCATTCACCTCCAACCCCCACTCCCCTTTTGGAGGAGGTCTGGAGGACGCAACCGTCCTTCAGCGGGGGTTTGGGGGCACTCGCCCCCAAGGCTCGGTTTCCACAAAACTCAGCCAGAGAAAACCACCTACCCCTTCACAATCGCCCCAAAATCCGCCAACACCCGCGCATGATTCCGCAGCAGCCCCAACAGATTCAGCCGATTCCGCTTAACTTCGGGGTCAGGGTCCATCACTAACACACTCTCCGGGCCATCAAAGAAATTGCTCACCATCGGCGCAATCTGGCTCAACCCAGCCACCAACTTTTGGTAATCTCGCTCCGCCTGAGCTGCTTGAGTTTGGGGCACCAACTGCACCAATGATTCGTATAAAGCTGACTCCGAGGGCTGCTTGAACAAATCAGAATTGACCAAAGATGCTGGGTCTAGCGACTTTGTATCCAGATCTCCCTGAGCCGCCAAACGCGAAGCCCGATTTACC
This region of Trichocoleus desertorum NBK24 genomic DNA includes:
- a CDS encoding Npun_R2479 family HD domain-containing metalloprotein yields the protein MFNATEILIDNFVQRLKEGYRRTYGGWKPDYEDIIGWAGSMALENIANSDALYHNVEHTILVTLVGQEILRGRHIREGGVSCEDWLHFIISLVCHDIGYVKGVCRQDKDGYYATGKDGAMVPLAPGSSDAGLTPYHVDRAKLFIDERFGGHKLIDADVIKYNIELTRFPVPSVEDHQDTVNYPGLIRASDLIGQLSDPRYLKKICALYYEFEETGVNKALGYRNPADLRKNYPKFYWHGVHPYVKDALHYLSLTQQGKQIIANLYSNVFVVEHEDPVPVG
- a CDS encoding Uma2 family endonuclease; this encodes MSTIVQPMTLEAFLQLPETQPASEFINGAVIQKPMPQGEHSRIQSKFCAEINQVTESQKIAYAFPELRCVFEGDAIVPDVAVFRWERIPRTASGRIANRFELHPDWAIEILSPEQSQTKVLGKLLRCSQHGTELGWLIDPEDESILVILPQQRVQILQGESQVPILSGIELELKVNQVFGWLTL
- a CDS encoding tetratricopeptide repeat protein, giving the protein MRHAPVRYARQLLTVGIASLVWATAIEPTLAAQNSSTPNQNQNAQLDSNNAASYYQQGNELYQQGKLAEAIATYRKAIELNAKYVEAYVGLGNALDDNGDTEQAIAAYQQALRLRPKDAIAHYNLGVTHYRLNNYAEAVTAFEQTTQLDPQFVSGFISLGNALDDLGKFPPAIAAYQKAIELEPNNASAYLNMGIAYARQKQTKEAIAALQKAKTLYQTEGNLEAVQQIEQMLQQLTTS
- a CDS encoding serine/threonine-protein kinase — translated: MNPNFSQFKLLEGQVIDGKYRLIKLLGAGGFGAVFQADEVVRDRILRQVAVKLIPPAETAAAQAKQLNELYAAVNLDHPHIIRCFAAGEFVANSNNPQKNFWNKLQELFSSIPDSNQVGNGSFLYLVMELADYSLDSHLQDDLLSGQRLYQMIAQVASALNYLHANRLVHQDLKPGNVLWVRNVWKVSDFGTVRNLDTRSYVQTVHIAGTPLYMSPEALQGLVAPAWDMWSLGVMSVVAATGDVPEALSENSLPLELKLLVQGCLLQDWRKRWTAKQALDAMVTLKHSASPVPQVQPQPQASVQRIPPTAPNTAPTVPVNLRPSPAPQSKAPKPPIVTPPSPAPAPHQNYQELLPRKVPLEMIAIPAGSFLMGSLDGEGGDRAGLGRLGVEGGEANKVS
- a CDS encoding transposase, which translates into the protein MIPLIGVPATIAQGMSAYRDVFCREAGFEHVSRYISGLLLSQNKTLQGIHAQQVYPEGKAVSRRAMHEAVFEARWDSEALMQQHRRQVGLRHQGCGREIISLDWTLSHHEDGEHIYGVKRAYDYVNHCMSRYQTVVTGVIANGQQLDGIAVEVQLPDFSEAERGYLRMTAQPSYEQMEQVKQRLVELLHYHKNRLAYRKRTEMVVDLVRQIEAEGQFPQADYAFDNGVLTLELTQLIEASGKHWVSEIECSRLILWNGQWQRVDAVATELRQEHPESFRSLQVRGRNGEVKSFWTFTKTVRLKRYGRKRLVVVHQQPDLSDAPRFLLSDALHWESARVIQTWSYRWACEIFHEFCKQVAGFEAAQVRNQEAVKRHFRLSCVAQSLLQQATCQGKKSERFAFAKDQQTVGQRLYSLTREAYRQLLHLVEGLFAQGRSCEQVLEVIMPA